One genomic segment of Primulina tabacum isolate GXHZ01 chromosome 9, ASM2559414v2, whole genome shotgun sequence includes these proteins:
- the LOC142555113 gene encoding serine/threonine-protein phosphatase PP1 isozyme 2 codes for MAAANGQGIEPAVLDDIINRLLEFRNARTVRQVQLSENEIRSLCATSREIFLSQPNLLELEAPIKICGDIHGQYGDLLRLFEYGGFPPEANYLFLGDYVDRGKQSLETICLLLAFKIKFPENFFLLRGNHECASINRIYGFYDECKRRFNVRLWKIFTDCFNCLPVAALIDEKILCMHGGLSPDLTSLDQIRNLSRPTDVPDSGLLCDLLWSDPSREIRGWGMNDRGVSYTFGPDKVAEFLMQQDMDLVCRAHQVIEDGYEFFADRQLVTIFSAPNYCGEFDNAGAMMSVDESLMCSFQILKPTDKKRLL; via the exons ATGGCGGCGGCTAATGGGCAGGGTATAGAGCCTGCCGTCTTGGATGACATCATCAATCGCTTGTTGGAGTTCCGCAACGCGCGGACTGTGCGTCAGGTGCAGCTGTCGGAGAATGAGATCCGCTCTTTATGCGCGACGTCTCGTGAAATCTTCCTATCGCAGCCTAATCTTCTCGAGCTGGAAGCACCTATAAAGATCTGCG GTGATATTCATGGGCAATATGGAGATCTTTTAAGACTTTTTGAATATGGAGGATTTCCTCCAGAAGCCAATTATTTGTTCTTAGGGGACTATGTTGACCGTGGAAAACAAAGTTTAGAAACTATCTGCCTTCTTCTTGCCTTCAAAATCAAATTTCCTGAGAATTTCTTTCTCTTACGTGGAAATCATGAATGTGCTTCTATTAATAGGATATATGGATTCTATGACGAATGTAAACGTCGATTTAATGTGAGACTATGGAAAATTTTTACTGATTGTTTTAACTGCCTACCCGTGGCAGCTCTTATAGATGAGAAAATACTCTGCATGCATGGTGGTCTCTCCCCTGATCTAACAAGCTTGGATCAAATTAGAAATTTATCTCGTCCTACTGATGTCCCTGATTCTGGTTTGCTTTGTGATTTACTTTGGTCTGATCCCAGTAGAGAAATTAGAGGTTGGGGGATGAATGATAGGGGAGTTTCATACACATTTGGTCCAGATAAGGTGGCCGAATTTTTGATGCAGCAAGATATGGACCTTGTTTGTCGTGCTCATCAG GTTATAGAAGATGGCTATGAATTTTTTGCAGATAGGCAACTAGTTACAATATTTTCTGCTCCAAATTATTGTGGAGAATTTGATAATGCAGGTGCTATGATGAGTGTTGATGAGAGTTTGATGTGCTCGTTTCAGATTCTGAAACCAACTGATAAAAAGAGACTACTGTGA